One Papaver somniferum cultivar HN1 chromosome 10, ASM357369v1, whole genome shotgun sequence genomic window carries:
- the LOC113319589 gene encoding VQ motif-containing protein 4-like, which yields MEKSTKLEEKQNLFLQLSSSSAASHINNGKITINNSYPPSTTFIQADTSSFKQVVQFLTGSSKHATKSSHNSVVDPVSKSTIPPIKNKPRKQGLNLFERRNNSFKNTIRISPFTPGSNFNQKQNSGFSPRDSKNIELLSPSILNFPSLVLSPVTPLLHQDSFNRSASTSGLSSPVVDKEDKEIAEKGFYLHPSSSPSIPNTPRDSEPQLLSLFPLTSPRFSGSPTTSSSSS from the coding sequence ATGGAGAAATCCACAAAACTAGAAGAAAAACAGAACCTGTTTCTTCaactatcatcatcatcagcagcatctCACATTAACAATGGTAAAATTACTATCAATAACTCATATCCACCAAGTACAACTTTCATTCAAGCTGATACTTCTTCTTTCAAACAAGTAGTTCAATTTCTTACTGGATCATCTAAACATGCAACAAAATCATCACATAATTCAGTCGTCGATCCGGTTTCGAAGAGCACAATTCCTCCCATTAAAAACAAACCCAGGAAACAGGGACTCAATTTATTTGAGAGAAGAAATAACAGCTTCAAGAATACGATCAGAATCAGTCCTTTCACTCCCGGATCAAATTTCAACCAAAAGCAGAACAGTGGGTTTTCTCCAAGGGATAGTAAAAACATAGAATTGTTATCGCCAAGTATACTTAATTTTCCTTCGCTTGTTTTAAGCCCTGTTACACCACTGCTTCATCAGGATAGTTTTAATCGGTCTGCATCAACTTCTGGTCTATCATCTCCTGTAGTTGATAAAGAAGACAAGGAAATTGCTGAGAAAGGATTCTATTTACATCCATCCTCATCACCATCAATTCCAAATACTCCTAGAGATTCAGAACCTCAATTACTATCTCTATTTCCACTAACATCTCCTAGATTTTCAGGTTCTCCTactacttcttcctcttcttcttga